Genomic DNA from Pelosinus sp. UFO1:
GCCAACAGGATTTATGATTTAGGTCTTTGACAGTATCAAAGCTAATGAAATTGTAGTGCATCCTTCGTTAAACTATAAAAAGAGGGCTGATCTAAATTATTTAGGTCAGCCCTCTATTAGTCTTTCGTTTAAAGAGTTGGCAGTTTGTGCTCACCAGCTAGTTCTTTCTCATACTCACAATCATATTATATACTAAATTGAGTATAAGGATGATGCTAGGATGGCTTTTGAAAATCTGACAGAGAATCCTCAAGATTCTACAATTGTTTTAACCATTGTAGGATTGTTTCTTGCTCAAGGATTAAATGCTGTGAATGCTGGTTTACTTGGACGAATTCTTATTTATCTAGGCGAAGTAGTGGCACTGATTGCCGTCTTGACGGCAGCCAAGGAGGCCGAAGAAAATACCCTGGCTAAACAAGTGGAAGCAACAAAAGAAAATAAAATAACGACAGTCAGTAAGGAAGATGCGGCGAAAACTGATGGAGATAATATCAGAGAAATAATTAGCGAATTGCAGCAGCGAAATCAATATTTACAGGATCAGATCTGGGCATTGCAAGAAGAATTATTAAGGATACAAAATAAGCAGTAAGCTATCTCAAAAACCGGATACATTATTTCCAATTTGCCGTTGCCTTGGAATTTTTTTATTAAAAATAAACTTGCTATTAGTTCGGTGACGAACTATACTTATAGTAATAATTACAAAAGTGAGAAGACTGTTTATGATGAATAAATATTTAGCTATATCTAAAATCTCAAAAATTAGAAATGAAGTTATCGACTACATTGAGTGTGAACTAAGAAAGCGTGGTATTGAGGGACTTGTAGTATCCCATGGCAATATATTAGATATACTCTATGAGAATCATAGAAAATTAACTATGAAAGAAATAAGTGAAGGAATTGGCCGTTCAAAGTCTACAGTTACTCAGTTAGTTGATAGATTGTTGAAAGCTGGATATGTTACGAAAGAATCAAACTTAGAAGACAAAAGATACTCATATATAGTATTAACTGAAAAGGGGTTAAGCATAAAAACAGACTTCAAAGAGATTTCACAAAATGTAATGAAAGAGTTCTTTAAAGATTTTAATGAAGAGGAAATTGAAATATTACTTTCATTATTAGATCGGGTAATATATAATTTTACCCGTTAATTTTTACAGTAATAGTTCGGCGGCGAACTACTGCTGTAAATTAAAGTGGGGGAATACAAATAGGAAAGATATATTTTAAGGGAGTGTTAACAATGAATGAGACTATAAGAATAATAGAAAATCTTAAAACCGTTAGAAATTTTTCTGATAGAAATATACCAAAGGAACATTTGTCAGTTATATTAAAATCATGCGTAAATGCAGCTACAGCATCAGCCAGACAGACCTATTCAATTATAGTTGTAGATGATAAAGAAGTCATGAAGGAAATCGGATATGTTGGCAGCATAATGCTTGTATTCTGTGTTGATTATAATAGAGTAATCGATGCTGCTGAATATTTGGGATTTCAATATAAACAGGGAATACCTATTGTAGATTTTATAACTGGTAGTACGGATACAATTCTTGCTGCACAAACGGCTGCTATTGTTGGAAAATCCCTTGGAATTGATTCTTTTTTCAGTAATTGCGTACACAGAGGAAATATTGATAGAATGTACAAGTTGCTAAATCTTCCTGAGAAATATTGTTTTCCTCTAATTACATTACTACTTGGTTATTCAGATGAGAAAAAGTCAAAATTAACAAAGAAAGGACGATTAAGTGGACCAGGTATAATACACTTTCATAAATACCAGAGATTAAATAATCAAGGATTGGAAAATATAGTTTTAGAATATGATAGTAAAGAGAAACACTTTCTATCATTAATTGATGATTGGAGAGAAAAAGGATACAATCATTATCTAGAATATTTTTATGAAAAATGGTGCGGATGCCTCAGGCAAGATGAGAAAAATGAGTATCAGATAAAAGCGAATAATTCATATAATCAAGTAGAAGAAATGCTAATCAAGACGGGATTTTTATCAGATGATATTCATAGAAAAACGCCTGCAAAGTAGCTTGACTTTGCAGGCGTTGCATTTAAATATTTTGCTGATTTTCACGCTACTTTTTTGCTTGCAATCCAAGGGAAAAGTAATATAATTAGAAATAGGTGGAAATTAAAAAGTCGCCGTGTCCTAAGAGTGTTGGAGCACTCTCAGGCACGAGCAGGTGTATAGGCACCTACACGTAACAGTTACCTGTCTACGACGACAATTTATTATACCGTGATCTTTCCTTGAAAACAAGGGATGGTATGTTCGGGATAGTAGGATTGTAGCTCTGGCAGAGGCTGAGCGTCTGCATGCAATCAAGATGAAGCAAAGCGCATGTGTAGGTTTAAAAAACCTCGCATGGGCTTTTTAATTTCTCCCATTATACTAGCTGTGTGCTGGCTTCTTCTATTCGTATCTTTAGGTAGAAGAAGCCCCCATGCAGTATGAATATGGGGGGATATAAATTGGTATCAATAAAAGCTAAGAGAAAAATGATAAGCCGGCGCTGCCAAAGGAATTTGAAAGAAAGAGTGGAGACCATTCAACCCCAGAAGGGGAGAGAAGAGATTAACGTGCCCATTAAAAGTATGCTTACCGGCCAATGGATGGATAAAGGGGATGCATTACGTGATTGGCAAGAATTTATTTTTATGCGCCAAGAGAAAGCAGAAGAGAAGTTACAATTTGGTGCCTTCTCGAGTGAATATACAACGATAATGGAACAAGTCGATCAACTATTAGAAGGGCAGCCGGGAAAAGTGAGTGAAGCCGTTACCCAGTTAGTTGTGACAGCTACGTATATGCACTATAACAAGGGCTTTTTTGATGGCATGAAGATTGGCATGGTTATGGGGAATTTATAGGTAGATATACTATTTAGGTACTAAGGTGATTTTATGAATGAACTTGAATTATTGCTGTCTAGTAAATGAGTATCCTAAATTGTGGAAGTATATTGGAGAAAGAGTTTATATATACCGATGGGGAAATTCTACAAAAATTTTGGGTTTCCCCATAAAAGTGAGTTGTTTTTAAAAAGGAACCATATATAGCTATTGGTTTAATTAGAAGATGGTTGCAAAATTCTAAGTGGAATACATTAAAAAACTGCTCCGACGAACTGACCCTTAAAAATTAAATTTCCATTAGCAAACTGATGCGGCTAGCATTTCCACGTCAGTTTTATACTATACTGGAGATAATTTAAGTTTAGCTCGTAGTTATTTTAATAATTGACTAATCGTTGCTGGAAACGTAAAATATAGTTGTCAAGACAATTATATTATGATGATATAAAGGTGATATAAATGAAGTTTAAGTTAGATGATTCTTTAGGGTTTATACTAAATAAAGTTAACACAAAACTAAAAAATGAATTGTTTCAACGATTAAAAGAAAATGATATTACTCCAGAGCAATGGGCTATACTTAATTGTTTATGGGAACAAGAAGGCATTACCCCTAAAGAGTTGGCAGATATGACGTTTAAAGATAAACCGAATACGAATCGCATTCTGGAGAAACTAATCATAAAGGGGTTCATTGTTCGAAATCATCATCCAGTGGATAAGAGAGCATTTCAAATATTTTTGACAGACAGTGGGTGGGCATTGCGTGAACAATTAATTCCCAGGGTTATGCACCTATTGGATAAAGCAACAATAGGATTGGAAAAACATCAAGTATCAGAGATGAAAAAAATGTTAAATCAAATATACGATAATATTAAATGACTGTTTTTTTGTGATTTTAGTTGTCACAACAACTAAAATAGATAATAATCATAATAATTATCTATGTAAACTCATCAAGATACCCTGTTTATTATTTTAGGATTGTAGCTAATTACTCAAAGGGGGAATGTTATAAGAAGACACCTATAATTTGGACAAGTGATATTTGTGGAGCCATTATTAAATAAGAAAAGTGAGGTAGAGTATATGGAAAGCTGTTTGGTCGAAAAATTGAACTTGCGTTATGAACCTGTAGCTATTTTACTTAGCAATGAAAAACCAGAAGGGGCACTCCAGGGTAAGGAAGGGCAGTGGAGTTGCACAATTCCGTTATTTATTGCTGCGGCAAAAGGCAAAATATCAGTTTTTGAACGTAAAACGACAGTATGTAATGGCGGTAAAACAGGACTAGGGTTTGGCCAATTTCCCAATTATCCAGGTGGAATTGAATATTTTTTGTCAGTTGGTAAAAGCGGTCAATTTGAAGGGGAAGGATATAAAAAAAATCCAGAACTAGGAACAGAATATGTTGAGTGCTTACCAATAACTGATATTCCCTATCAGTATGTCGTCTTTAAACCTTTATCACAAATTGATACTACGAAGGAAATACCCGAGTTAATTGTGTTTTATGTTAATACTGATCAGTTATCATCACTTACGGTACTTGCAAACTATTATAGACCAGGAAATGAAAATGTTATGATACCTTTTAGCTCAGGGTGTCAGTCTATTTTTCTTATTCCCTACGCTGAAGCACAGAAGGAAAATCCAAGAGCAGTAGTGGGGTTGACTGATATTACAGTGCGCCCCATGGTCGAAGCTGACATGCTGTCATTTTCTGTTTCGTACAAAATGTTTTTGGACATGGAAGACAGTGTAGAGGGAAGTTTCTTGGAAAAGCACTTGTGGCATAAGCTAGTAGCGAGAATGGGAAAATAATGAAATTTCTTTGACTTTACTGCTGTTCCCAATGGTCGTTTTGAAAATAATAATACAGACAAGTGTCTGTATTATTATTTTTATCAGCGAGGTCGTGAATGTTATTGCAAGGTTAGGCAAATCATAAGATGAGACGATTTAAAGAGCGGTGGTCATATGCAAAAAAAATAAGTCCCCAATCGATTAGCCGAGGAAAAGTCGCCGTACCTTCTGCAACACGCTTACAATCCTGTAGATTGGTATCCTTGGGCGATAAAGCTTTCCAAAAGGCTAAAACAGGAGATAAGCCTGTCTTCTTATCTATTGGGTATAGCTGATTTCTTTTACAAAATTATAGAATTAAATTGAAGAGGAAAAAAAGGAGATAGTCACTGGAATGTTGGTTATACTAGGTGTCAGCAGGACGAAGAACATCGCTTCTGGCTAGTGAAACTTACTGAAAAAAAGCAATTGAGTAGGAGTGTGGAAAAAATATGGATAACGAAATTAATCCGGTCATTTGGTTCGAGATTCCTGTAGTAGACATGGGAAGAGGTAAGGCATTCTATGAAGCGGTGTTTGATCGAAAATTAACTGTTATTGACATGGGGCCGAGACAAATGGCTATGTTTCCGATGGAAATGGGGGTTCCGGGAATTGGCGGGGCACTGGTCAAAGAGGAACACTTTGTGCCATCCTACGCTGGTACGATGGTATACTTTTCTGTGGCTGACATTGCCGGTACTCTGAACAAGGTAGTTGCGAATAAAGGTAAAGAACTGATCCCTAAGACGAGTATTGGAGAATATGGTTTCTGCGCTTATTTCGAAGACAGTGAAGGCAACCGGATTGGATTACATACAATGTGATGGGATGGTAGCTCATAATCCTTTAACGGCAATTTATCAAGCAGAATTCGATTATAAAGATATATTATTTCCGAAAAAATGATAAATGGTTTGCATGCCAATGGCGGCATGCCTATAAAAGTAACATTTTATATGAAAATTTTACATTGTATATCATCAAGAAACCCGCGAATTTCGCGGGTTTCTTGATCTTGATTTTTATAATTACTGTAGGATACTGCGCGTAGTGGATAACATAACGTTGCTCATTAGTGGCAGTATAGTATAAAATAAAGTATTACGAAGTTTGTTATAAGGGGAAATTGTTTATGATCCAAACTGAGAATCGTCAAGTGACAATTCGATCATTAAAGGGGAAGCTTTTAGCTGCTTATGAATATTTAGTAAAACACAATGATCAAGAAAACGCGGTCAAAGTTAAGCAATTAGCAGGTAAATTAGTAAATAAGGAATTTGCCATTGCATTTTGCGGACATTTTTCTGCAGGGAAATCAACGATAATTAATCGCTTGGTGGGGGAAAATTTACTGCCTTCAAGCCCAATTCCAACCAGTGCCAATCTTGTAAAAGTCAAAGCGGGAGAAGAGTATGTAAAGGTATTTTTTAAAAATGAAAAACCTCGTTTATATCTCGCTCCCTATGATTATAAAATGGTAAAAAACTATTGCAAAGATGGGGACCAAATTCAGGCAATTGAAATTAGCCATTCTGATTCTAAGCTGCCAAGTCAAACCGTTATTATGGATACTCCCGGTATTGATTCTGCAGATGATGCCCATCGTATTGCCACGGAATCCGCCATTCACCTTGCTGATTTGATTTTTTATGTAATGGATTATAATCATGTTCAATCAGAATTGAATTTTATGTTTACAAAAGAGTTAACAGAGGCTGGCAAAGAGGTTTATCTTGTCATTAACCAAGTTGATAAGCATTCCAATCAGGAACTTTCCTTTTCGGAATTTAAAACAAGTGTGGTTGAATCTTTCTCATCATGGGGAGTAAAACCAGCGGATATTTTTTATACCTCTTTAAAACAAGATGATCATGAATATAATCAATTTCTAGAGCTGCAGGCTTTTTTGGCGGAGCGATTAAAGGAAAAAGATAGCTTACTCCTTCAATCTATTTTTCATTCACTGCAAAAAATCATCAAAGACCATTTGGATATAACAAAGAAGAAGAATGAAATGGAGCTAGAGCCATTCAAGGATATCTTAAATGAATTATCCGTTAAGGAGCAGGAAGATTTAGCAGATAACTACAACAGGCTGAGTGAAGAGAAAAACGCTTTAGGCGAGGGGCCCGAAAAGGCAGAAAGCGAATTTGATTCCGAGGTCAATAAAATCATGGCAAATGCCTATTTAATGCCGTTTGAAACCAGGGCGCTTGCGGAGGGCTATCTTGAATCGTGTCAGAGCGAATTTAAGGTTGGATGGCTGTTTACAAAACAAAAAACCTTAGCTGCAAGAGAGGAAAGACTAAATCTCTTTTACCAGGGAATACTCGAAAAAACAAAATCACAGATAGAGTGGCATCTTCGTGATTTTCTGTTGCGATTTTTAAAGGACAAGCGGGTTGAAAATAAAGAACTGCTCGCCAAAATCCAGAACTTCAATGTTCATTTTTCAAAGGACTTATTAGAAGCTGCTGTAAAAACGGGGGCACGTTTATCCGACACTTATGTTATAAATTACACGGATAATGTAGCAACTGAAATTAAACTTTTGGCTAAAAGCGGTTTAGCTGAGCTTAAGATCGAAATACTAAATGCCCTGCAGGATAGAAATACAGCACTCCAAGCAAGAATAACCCAAAAATCAGCAAACTTAGAACGGTATATCACTGCACTTGAGCAGGTGAAAAAATATGAGTCAGCTGAGAGTCTTGAGCAAAGGTCGCTCGAAATGCTGCTTATCGAGACAAATGGGGTGGAGGATGACCGTTTCCATTTGTTTGATCTGAAAGAAGAGGAATTTGAGGTAGTTTATGGGGAAACCGGACAGGCTGAGCAGGTGCAGAAAAAATCGAGTCTCCCGATGAACAAGCCGATCCTAAAAGAAAAAACTCCATTACCCGCTAACGCCTCAGACCGGATGAAACAGACAGCTGAAAAATTGAAGAAGACGGCACAGCTTGTTCAAGGGTTGCCAGGCTTTAAGAAGCTTGCAGGTGAACTGAAGGAAAAAGCGGAAAGATTAGAT
This window encodes:
- a CDS encoding DUF169 domain-containing protein — protein: MESCLVEKLNLRYEPVAILLSNEKPEGALQGKEGQWSCTIPLFIAAAKGKISVFERKTTVCNGGKTGLGFGQFPNYPGGIEYFLSVGKSGQFEGEGYKKNPELGTEYVECLPITDIPYQYVVFKPLSQIDTTKEIPELIVFYVNTDQLSSLTVLANYYRPGNENVMIPFSSGCQSIFLIPYAEAQKENPRAVVGLTDITVRPMVEADMLSFSVSYKMFLDMEDSVEGSFLEKHLWHKLVARMGK
- a CDS encoding dynamin family protein; translation: MIQTENRQVTIRSLKGKLLAAYEYLVKHNDQENAVKVKQLAGKLVNKEFAIAFCGHFSAGKSTIINRLVGENLLPSSPIPTSANLVKVKAGEEYVKVFFKNEKPRLYLAPYDYKMVKNYCKDGDQIQAIEISHSDSKLPSQTVIMDTPGIDSADDAHRIATESAIHLADLIFYVMDYNHVQSELNFMFTKELTEAGKEVYLVINQVDKHSNQELSFSEFKTSVVESFSSWGVKPADIFYTSLKQDDHEYNQFLELQAFLAERLKEKDSLLLQSIFHSLQKIIKDHLDITKKKNEMELEPFKDILNELSVKEQEDLADNYNRLSEEKNALGEGPEKAESEFDSEVNKIMANAYLMPFETRALAEGYLESCQSEFKVGWLFTKQKTLAAREERLNLFYQGILEKTKSQIEWHLRDFLLRFLKDKRVENKELLAKIQNFNVHFSKDLLEAAVKTGARLSDTYVINYTDNVATEIKLLAKSGLAELKIEILNALQDRNTALQARITQKSANLERYITALEQVKKYESAESLEQRSLEMLLIETNGVEDDRFHLFDLKEEEFEVVYGETGQAEQVQKKSSLPMNKPILKEKTPLPANASDRMKQTAEKLKKTAQLVQGLPGFKKLAGELKEKAERLDHKGFTVALFGAFSAGKSSFANALIGERVLPVSPNPMTAAINKIKPINESYSHGTVLIKLKEERAMLEEVNHALKLFDFHGESLADARTKVEKLNGHLGQQGAAEKTNYAFLQAFTRGYAAFSEQLGTVLKKTVTEFSDYVAIEEKSCFVEWIDLYYDCPLTRKGITLVDTPGADSINARHTGVAFEFIKNSDAILFVTYYNHAFSKADREFLIQLGRVKDSFQLDKMFFMINAIDLADNEEEKETVTLYVHEQLMKYGVRNPHLYPLSSLQALKEKEEKTTLPVSGMSAFEEAFYHFITNDLANLAARASENELNRVSRLVAKLIDSTREDAAVKQRKRANIQAEKAGINEILVKQTAQDLKNRLYQETEELIYYIKQRVFLRFTDFFKEAFNPTVLRDDGRNLKKVLQNALDELLEQIGFDFAQEMRATTVRLDRFAEKITAEYQEMLVEKIREMNQDLSFSLFEFENKAQIDFEVAFKDIQYGLFSQAMAYFKNPKSFFEKNESKLMSDEMYRVLSSAADEYLQNEQKRIQALYGNVMEDELEQLISHMTEQADDFYLSLLSALDGGVPAEQLMEIQQNLTELK
- a CDS encoding MarR family winged helix-turn-helix transcriptional regulator yields the protein MMNKYLAISKISKIRNEVIDYIECELRKRGIEGLVVSHGNILDILYENHRKLTMKEISEGIGRSKSTVTQLVDRLLKAGYVTKESNLEDKRYSYIVLTEKGLSIKTDFKEISQNVMKEFFKDFNEEEIEILLSLLDRVIYNFTR
- a CDS encoding thioredoxin domain-containing protein; translation: MQHAYNPVDWYPWAIKLSKRLKQEISLSSYLLGIADFFYKIIELN
- a CDS encoding nitroreductase family protein, coding for MNETIRIIENLKTVRNFSDRNIPKEHLSVILKSCVNAATASARQTYSIIVVDDKEVMKEIGYVGSIMLVFCVDYNRVIDAAEYLGFQYKQGIPIVDFITGSTDTILAAQTAAIVGKSLGIDSFFSNCVHRGNIDRMYKLLNLPEKYCFPLITLLLGYSDEKKSKLTKKGRLSGPGIIHFHKYQRLNNQGLENIVLEYDSKEKHFLSLIDDWREKGYNHYLEYFYEKWCGCLRQDEKNEYQIKANNSYNQVEEMLIKTGFLSDDIHRKTPAK
- a CDS encoding VOC family protein, with product MDNEINPVIWFEIPVVDMGRGKAFYEAVFDRKLTVIDMGPRQMAMFPMEMGVPGIGGALVKEEHFVPSYAGTMVYFSVADIAGTLNKVVANKGKELIPKTSIGEYGFCAYFEDSEGNRIGLHTM
- a CDS encoding MarR family winged helix-turn-helix transcriptional regulator: MKFKLDDSLGFILNKVNTKLKNELFQRLKENDITPEQWAILNCLWEQEGITPKELADMTFKDKPNTNRILEKLIIKGFIVRNHHPVDKRAFQIFLTDSGWALREQLIPRVMHLLDKATIGLEKHQVSEMKKMLNQIYDNIK